GAGGGCGAGGACCGGCGCGCCAAGCGTGGCCGGTCGTTGACCAAGAGTCAGGGCCCGGCCGGGATGAGCCTGTACCGGGTGGTGCTCGATCCCGAGGGCGCGGCGGTCGTCGACGCCGCCCTGGCCGCCCTGTCCGGGCCGGTCAAGGGGCCCGAGGGTGAACCCGACGAGCGGCCCGCGACCCAACGGCGCGCGGACGCGCTGGTGGAGATCATCCGCCGCGGGGTCGCCGCGCCGGGGGCGGAGCCGACGTGCGAGAAGGCGCAGGTGGTCGTCACCATCGGCCTGGACGACCTACGCTCAGGCGCCCACGGCGCGGGAGTGACCGCCACCGGGCAGGTCCTCGCTCCGAGCGTGGTGCGCAAGATGGCCTGCGACGCGGGGATCGTCCCCGCAGTCCTCGGCGGTGACAGCGAGATCCTGGACCTGGGCCGCTCGGTGCGCTGGTTCACCCCCGGGCAAAAACGCGCCCTGTGGCTACGCGACGGCGGCTGCACCTACCCCGGGTGCACCATGCCCCCGCAGTGGTGCGATGCCCACCACGTGGCCTGGTGGTCCCGCGGCGGGGCGACCGACATCGACAACGCCGCCCTGCTGTGTCAGCGCCACCACACCACCGTCCACACCCGCGACCTCCACGCGAGCATCACCCCCACCGGCGTGACCTGGCACCTGTAGCGACCCCGCCCCACAGCCCTTCCCCAGGGAAGGGCACACCGGCATGCCCTTGGAACGGAGCAGTCGTGAGGTGGGTCCCTGGAAGGGCGCGTCCCACGAGGGAAGCAGCCGTGACGCGAGCCAGGCCGTCAAGGGCGACGCACGGACGCTTCTGCGTGGTGAAGGCCCGTGACGACAACACGCTAGAGCCGACCGATCTCCTGCTCGACCACGCGTTGGATGCACTCTGCCGTTCGCCCCCACGACGCGTCCGCACCGAAGCGCTCACTGAGGTCGACGGCCGTCACCCGGGCGGGCAGGTCGGGCACGTCTGCCCGGATGGTCCCGGCGACGACGAGTACCGGCAGGTCGTGGGGGAGCGCGGCCTCCACGACACCCCCGACGACCTTGCCGTTGAAGGACTCCGCGTCCAGGGCGCCCTCGCCCGTCACGACGGCGTCGACGTGCCCGAGCGCCTCGTCCAGGCCGACCTGCTCGGCCACCAGCCGGAGCCCCGGGACGAGTTGCCCGCCGAGCACGAGCAGGCCACCACCCAGCCCTCCGGCCGCACCACCGCCGGGTGCGGTCGCGAGGTCGACACCGTGCTCGGCCAACCACCTGTCGTAGACGTCCTCGTAGTGGGCGCGCACCTGGTGCAACCGGTCGGTGAGCTCGTCGACCTGGTCGGGGTCGGCGCCCTTCTGCGGACCGAAGACCCTGGCCGCGTCGGTGAAGACCGTCTCGACGTCGCAGGCGACCAGCAGCTCGACGCCGCGATCGACCGGTCGGTCGCCGCCCAGACGGTCGACGACGGCCTCGACGGCCGCCAGCCCGCCGTCGGTCATGGCGGAGCCGCCCAGGCCGACGATGACGCGGCGCGCCCCGTCGAGGACGGCATCGGCGATGAGCTCACCGGTGCCGTGGCTGGTGGCCGCCTTCGGGTCGTTGACCGAGCCGCCACCGGCCAGGTCCAGGCCCGAGGCGAGTGCGCTCTCGATGACGGCGACACCGTCCTCGTGGCGCCACCGCGCCTCCACCTCGCGCCCGTGCGGACCCGTGACCCGGCTCGTGCGATTGGGGCCGCCGAAGGCATCGAGCATTCCCTCCCCGCCGTCGGCCATCGGCCGGGCCACGACGTCCCAGCCCGACGCCCCGGCCGCCGCGGTGACCGCCGCGACCACCTCCGGCGCGGTCAGTGACCCCCGGAACTTGTCCGGCGCGGCGAGCAGTGTGCGACGGCCGGGGCCACCCCCTTCGTCCACGGGTGTCATCACTCCTCCGTGCGACCTGCGGCGACCGGGACCACGTCGACTCCGGCCTCACGGAAGGGCTGCAGACGGGCCTCGCTCGACTCGTCGGTGATGAGCGTCCAGCCCGGAGGCAACGGCGCCCAGGCGGGCACCGCGCCGGGGGTCAGCTTGGCTGCGTGGGCGAGGACCACTGTGCGGCGGGCGTTGCGCGCCGCGACCTCCTTGGTCGCGGCCTCCTCGATGGTCGGTTCGCCGACACCCCGGTCGGGGTGGACGGCGTCGCAGCCGAGGAAGGCGATGTCCACCGCGAACCGCTCGAGGACGAGCTGCGTGACCGAGCCCGTCAGACCGTGGCTGGACGGCGAGACGGCTCCGCCGACGACGATGACCTCGATCGGGCTGTTGGCGAGGGCCAGCGCGATCTCGATGCCTCGGGTGAGGACGGTCAGGTCCGTTCGGGTGCGCAGGTTCTCGACGAGGTGCGAGGTCGTCGACCCGGCATCGACGAAGATCGTCGCCCCGTCCTCGACGAGCTCGGCGGCGGCGGCGCCGATGCGCGTCTTGGCGGCCACCTCGAGGGTCATCCGCTCCTGCAGCCGCGTCTCCCGGAAGGGAGCGAAGGGCTGCGCGCCGCCGTAGGTGCGGGCGATCACGCCCTCGGCCTCGAGCGAGGCGAGGTCGCGGCGCACCGTCGACTCGGAGACCGCCACCGCGACCGAGAGGTCCTCCACGCGGGTGACCCCGGAGTGCAGCAACCGGACGATCTCGCTCAGCCGCTGGCCACGTCCCCGGTGCATCCCGGCTCGGTGCTCGTTCATGTGGCTGCCTGACTGTCGTGGGGGCCGGTCACCTGGGCAGGTACTCCTCCCGGATGCCATCGACGAAGGGAGCGTAGTCGACCGCGGCGAGGTAGGCCGAGCGCATGGTGCCGTGGTCGGCCTTGCCGCTGCCGGCGATGTCGAAGGCCGTGCCGTGGTCGACGGAGGTGCGCAGGATGGGCAGGCCCACGGTCACCGAGATGGTGCCGTCGAAGTCGTAGGTCTTGGCGGCGATGTGGCCCTGGTCGTGGTACTGCGAGAGCACCCCGTCGTAGCGCCCGATGAGGCCGTGGTGGAAGACGGAGTCGGCCGGGATGGGGCCGGTGACCTGCAGGCCCTTGTCGTTGACGGCCGCGACGGCCGGGCGCAGGATCTCGATCTCCTCATCGCCGAAGGCGCCGTTCTCCCCGGCGTGCGGGTTGATCGCAGCCGTCGCCAGGCGCGGGTTCTCGACGCCGTAGATCTGCAGTGCGCGGTGGGCGCGTTCGATCGAGTCGATCTGCGTCTCGACGGTGATCTTGTCGAGCGCCTTGCGAAGGGAGGTGTGCCGGGTGGCGAAGAAGATCCGCAGGTGGTGGCCGCCGTGGGCGTCGTTGCGCACGACGAACATCGTGTCCTGCTTGGTCACGCCGGTGAGCTCCCCGAGCATCTCGGTGTGGCCGAGGTGCTCGCTGCCGGCGGCCCAGATGGCCTCCTTGTTGATCGGGCCGGTGACGATGCCGGCGACCTGCTGGTCCATCGCGGCCTTCGTCGCGACCTCGATCGCTTTGATCGCCGCGCGGCCGGCGGTTCCGTCCACGGTGCCCCACTCGAGCATCGTGTCGCCGAGCACGCCGATGTCGTGGACGTCGATGACGCCCTCACCGGCGGGCGGGGTGTCCCAGCCGTCGACGCTGCGCACCTCGACGTCGAGGCCGAGGACCTCGACGGCCTTCTCGAGGGCGATGCGGTCACCGACGGCGATGCCGTGGTGGTCGGGGTCGCCGGCGAATTCGGCGAGGGTCTGGGCGGTGATCTCGGGGCCGATGCCGACGGGGTCGCCGATGGTCAGGGCGAGGACGGGAGCGGTGCTCATGGTGTGGTGTCTCCTTCGTGGCCCGGTCGGGCCGATGTCGTGGATGGAAGGGGGTGGGTCAGGGACGGTGCGGCGCGGACGGCGCGGGTCCTCGCCTGGGCCATCTCGGCGAGGCGGTCGAGGCACAGGAGCGTGGTCTCCGTGTCGCCGACGAGGCCGCCCTTGGTGACCATGGGCAGGCCGGCGTGCGGTCCGGAGACGATCTCCCCGGCGACGGCGAGGGGCACGACCTCGTCCTCGACCTCGAGGCCCTGGCCGTCGAGGTGGTGCAGCACGGCGGCGGTGATGTCACCGCCGGTGGTGAAGAGGCCGTCCACGGGGGACTCCGCGAGGGATCGTCTGGTGATCTCGCCGAGGGCGACCGGCAGCTCGTCGCCCTCCTCGGGGGAGAGCCGGCGCAGGTCGCTGCCGTCGAGCACGGTGGCCACGAGGACGATCTCACCGGGACCGGCCTGCTCGAGGGCCTGCACCACCTCCGGGACGGTGGCCTCGACGTCGGGGACGACCGAGTCGGGCAGTGTCGTTGGACGCACGACCCGGCAGCCGCGCTCGGTGATCAGTCGGTGCAGCTGGGCCCGGGTCAGGTCGGTGGCCGACCCCGAGACGGCCAGCAGCGGCCCGGCGCCGGACCGGTCGGGGAGCCCGAGCGCGGTTGCCATGGCGAGGGCGCCCGGGCCGGGGTCGACGGTCACCCACTGGACCTCGTCATCAGCGGCGACCGCCGCGGTGGCCACCTGGTCGAGGTGCTCGACGGTGAGGGCGTCGGCGACGATGACGTCGATGTCCTCGCGCAGCAGCGCGCGGATCGTCGCGACGAGCTCCTCGTGCGGGCTGGTGACCGCGCTCAGGCCCAGGTAGCCGACGCGCAGGTCGGTGAAGCGGGTCAGCAGCTCGCCCACGTCCGAGGTGTCCACGGGGGTGCGTGGGTCCCTGGCCAGCTCGGTCTGCTCGAGACGACGGCCCTGCAGCAGCTGGTGTCCGTCGACCGTGACCCGGCCGGCCAGGGGGTGGGCCGTCAGGCACAGCGCCATGACCCGGCGGTCCGAGAGCTCCCGGACCGCCGTGAGCATGGCCTCGGTGGCGACGCCGATGTTGCCCCGCAGGGTGGTGTCGACCCGGGTGCTCAGCAGCTCGACGGGCCAGCCGGCCCGCACGGCGGCGTGGATCGGTCCACGCACGTCGTGCGGGTCGGCGTGCCGTGAGTCGGTCGTGACCACGATCGCGTCGAACTGCGGGTGGAACTGCGCGATCGCGCTCCACTCGTCGGCCCGTCCCAGGGTGACGGCCCGCATACCCGTCCTCGCGAAGCCGGCCGCGCTGGCGTTGGCGCCGGTGAGGTCGTCCGCGACGACGAGGACCGTGGCCACCTCGTCAGCCCATGACCAGGTCGAGGATGAACAGCAGCGGCAGGGACCCGGCCCACACGGCGGTGGTGATGCCGGACCAGCCCTTCAGTGCTGCCGTGCCCTCGAGGCCGGTGAATCGGGTGACGACCCAGAAGTAGGAGTCGTTGAAGTAGCTGAAGACCATCGAGCCCGAGGTGCACGCCAGGACCGCGACCACCGGGTCGATGCCCAGGTTGCTCACGAGGGGAGCGGTGACCGAGGCGGCGGTGATCATCGCGACCGTGCCCGAGCCCTGGGCGACACGCACGACGCTGGCGATGACGAAGGGGACGAGGAAGGCCGGCAGGGCGGTCGCGGCGATGGCCTCGGCGAGGGCGTCGCCGACACCCGAGTCGCGCAGGACCTGACCGAAGGCGCCACCGGCACCGGTGATCAGCAGGATGAGGCCGGCCGAGGCGGCGGCGTCGGCGAACCAGCCCTGGACCTTGCTGCGCGGGGTCCAGCGGGGGAGCAGGACGTAGACCGCGAGGACCGCGCCGATGACGAGGGCGACGACCGGGTTGCCGAGGAAGGCGAAGGGAACCGTCCAGCCGCTGGGCTCGTACTCACCGGAGAGGACGCCCTGCTGGTTGCGGTCGATCGCCGCGGTGACGGTGTTGCTGACGATGAGCAGCAGCGGGACGAGGAGGGGGAGGGAGCCGAGGAGGGCGCCCACGGGGCGGTGCTTCTTGCCGGCCGGAGGCTCACCGAGGTAGGCCGCCGGGTCGTAGGTCTGCACGTCCGCGATGTCGTCGCCGCGACCGGTGGCGGAGTCGCGCTCGTCGGACTCGAGGGTCAGGGTCGCGGTGGAGCCCCCGGTGGCGACGGCGTGGCCGTAGACGGCCTCCCGCACCTCGGGGATGATGCGGTCCTCGAGGAGCGGGCCGACCCAGCGGGCGTAGACCACGACGACGGGCAGGAGGATGACGCTGAAGACCAGGCCGACGATGATGACCATGCCCAGGTCGGCGCCGAGGATGCCGGTGGCGGCGAGCGGGCCCGGGGTCGGGGGGACCAGGTGGTGGGTCAGGGTCATGCCGCAGCCGAGGGCGAGTGCGAGGGCGACGTAGCCGCCGCGCTTGACGCGCGCGATGGAGCGGGCCAGCGGGTTCATGATCACGTAGCCGGAGTCGCAGAAGACCGGGATCGAGACGAGCGAGCCGACGGTGCCCATGGCCCACTCCTCACGGTCCTTGCCAAAGCCCCTGAGGAAGGCGCGAGCGAGCGCGTCCGCGGCCCCCGAGACCTCGAGGAGCTTGCCGATGGCCACACCGAGACCGATGACGATGCCGATGCTGCCCAGGGTCGATCCGAAGCCGTCGGTGATCGAGCCGACGATGTCGGTGAGCGGCTGACCGGCGACGATGCCGGTGACGAGCCCGGCGATGAGCAGGGCGATGAAGGCGTCCAGCCGGGTGCGGAGCACCAGCACGATGATGGCCGCGATGCCCAGCACGAGGGCGAGTAGCAGTTGTATGTCCACGATGACACTCCTGAGCGCGAGGGGCGGGCGTCACTGCCCGACATGAGCGAGTATGGCACCCGTAGTTGCGCAGAACAAGCATCTGTGTGCATGAAATGCGCAGAGCCCGCCTGCGCAGTGCGACTCGTGGGGTCGGGACACGACTTCGCTCCTGAACCATCGTGTGTTCAGGAGCGAAGTCGTATCGGCGTGGAGGTCAGTCGCGCAGGAAGTGCAGCACCTGCTCGGCGAACTCCTCGGCGTGCTCGATCTGGAGCCAGTGGCCGCAGCCGTTGATGAGGTACATGCGGGAGTTGGGCAGCATGGAGGTCAGCCGCAGGGAGTGCTCGAAGTGCACGACGCGGTCGTCGCGGCCGTGGAAGAGCAGCACGGGCGCGGTGATGTCGCGCAGGCGGGCGTGGTCGAGCTCGACGACGGGCTTCTTGCCGGTGCCGTCGATGAAGTTGCGCGCGTGCTCGGGGTGGGCGAGGACCATGTCGGTGCGCTGCTGGATCAGCTCGTCGGTGGCGAACTTCGAGTCGAAGGTCATCACGTCGACCAGTTCCTTCAGGGTCTCGAAGGAGGGCTGGCGGTAGCCCTTCTGCAGCACCTTCAACCCCTCGGTCAGGCCGGCCGCGCCCATGAGGGTGGGGGCGCCGGAGGAGGAGCCCATGGTGATCAGGCGGTGCACGCGCTCGGGGTGCTCGTAGCCGAAGCGCAGCGTGGTCCCGCCACCCATGGAGTTGCCGATGATGGTGGCCTGCTCGATGTCCAGCGCGTCGAGCAGGTCCAGCAGAGCGGTGGAGTGGTCGCGCTCCTGCCAGGTGACCGGGTCGGACTCGCCCCAGCCGGGCATGTCGACGGCGATGACCCGGTAGTGCTGCGCCAGGCGGGGGATGACGGCCGAGAAGTTGCTCCACCCGGTCGCGCCGGGCCCCGAGCCGTGCAGCAGGATCAGCGGCTGGCCGCCGCCGGCCTCGTTGATGTGGATGTTCCACCGGCGGGTGGCGACCATCCGGCTGGTCGACTCGTAGGTCAGCTCGCTGGTGGGGGTGGTGGTAGCGGTCATCGGTTGGTCTCCTTCGTGCGTGCGGTCATGACCCCGAAGCCGGCGATGTACTCGCGGATCGGGCGGTAGTACTCGTGCTCGACGGTGTAGTCACCGACGGCGGACATCGCGGAGAAGGCGGCCACCCAGGAGCGCACCTCGTGCGAGGAGTTGCCGGCGACCCGGGTCATCTCCTCGACGTCGTAGCGGTCGAAGGCCGCCACCTCGCCCGCGCGACAGAGCCGCAGGAACTCGCGGTCCCAGTCCGGGTTGAGGTCGGTGATCGTGGCCGTGCCGGCGGCGAAGTCCTTGGCTGTGTCGATGACGCGTTGCTGCCGGGCGGCCTGCGCCTCGGGTGTGGGGTTGCGTCCGTCGATGAGCTTCTCGCGCACCTGTGGGGTGGCGGTGGCCCACTGCGGCACCGGCGGGTCGTGGCTGAGCCCGCCGGAGGCGATGACCAGGATCCGCTCGGGGCGCTCGGCGGCCCAGGCCCCGATCGCCTCGCCGAGCAGCCGGATGCGTCGCATCGGGACGAAGGGGGCGGCCACCCCGTTGACGAAGAGGGGGATGGTCGGCACGGTGTCGACCCCGCCGAAGATCACCTCCAGCGGCTGGACCGCGCCGTGGTCGACGCCCATCGCGCGGGAGATCGTCAGGTCGACGTCGCGCGCCTGCACCGCCCGGGCGAGGTCCTCGGCCACATCGGCCGGGACGCGAAGGGGGCCGGTCGCGGTGTCGTAGTCACCGAGGCCGTAGGCGCCCAGGCCCAGGCAGAAGGGCGGCATCGTGTCGTAGAAGAAGCCGTTGTAGTGGTCCGGCCCGATGGTGATGACCAGATCCGGGTCGACCTCGCGCACGAAGTTCCGCACGGCGGAGAAGGCGCTGTCGACCTCCCTTCGCACCTCGTCGGTGACCTCGATCCGGCCGAGCAGGGGAGTGTGCGACATCGCCACCAGCGACAGGCTCATGCCGACACCCCCACCGGTCCCTGAGGTGCGAAGCCGTGCGCGGCTGAGCCTCGAAGGGACCCCACCGACGTCGCCCCCATCGCGACCCGCAGCGCGGACAGCGCCCGTCCCGACTCCTGCGCCAGGCAGGCCGCGGCGACGAACCGGTCCGGCCGCAGGAAGACCACGCCCATTGCGGAGCGGTCGAACCAACCCTTGAGCGAGCCGTCGGTGTCACCGACGACGAGGGTGCCGGAGCCGGCGTACTCCCGCTCGGCCCACGGACGCTGGCTCTCGGACATGAAGGAGACGAAGCGTGCCCCCATGTGCTCGAGCTGGTGACGCTCCTCCTGCGTGAAGAGACGCGCGGGGTCGTTCCCCCAGGCCGCGACGGTCCACCACGGACCGATGACGTCGTCGAGACGCACGCCGGTGTGCTCGTGGGTGTTGACCCGCGGCTGGATGAACTGCTTGCCGACGGGCGTCTGCTTGTCGACGGCGTTGCGCACGGACATGAAGCGCGAGGTGCGGCGGCGCTCCTGCTCGCCGGGGAGCAGCGAGTCCGGGGAGACGATGACGCCCTTGGCGTAGAACGGCATCGGCTTGAACCGCATGTCGGCGAAGTAGCTCTTCACGCGGGGGCTGAGGTTCATCGCCCGGCTGACCGTGTCGCGCACGGCGCAGACGGCGCGGTTGGTGGGCTTGATGACCGAGCCGAAGGTCATCGACAGGTCGATCATCGCCTTGGCGTGGTCGCGGCGCTCGACATCGTAGGTGTCCAGGAGCGACTCGTCGGCCTGGCCGGCGAGGACGCTCGCGAGCTTCCAGGCGAGGTTCGTCGCGTCGCGCATGCCGGAGTTCCACCCCTGGCCCATCCACACCGGCATCAGGTGCGCGGCATCGCCGGCGATGAGGATGCGTCCCTGGCGGAAGGAGCTGGCGATGCGGCCGTGGTGGGTGAAGACGCGGCGACGGATCACGTCGAGGGCCGAGGAGTCCGGCACGTGGTCGGCGAGCAGACCGGCGACGAACGCGTCGTCCTCCACCCGCTCGCTGGGCTCGTCGTCGAAGAGCATGAACTCCCAGCGGCGGATGCCGTGCGGCAGGCCGATCGAGACGTAGGGGCGCGCCGGGTCGGCGCCGAGGTAGACGTTGGGCGCGCCGAGCGGGTCGTTGTTGACGTCGATGACGACCCACCGGGTCGACGGGGACTCGCCCACGAAGTCGACGTCCATCCGCTTGCGCGTGGGGGAGGACCCCCCTTCGCAGCCGACGAGGTAGTCCGCGGTGAAGACCTGCTCGCGGGTCGACCCGTCCGCCTCGGTGACGGTCGCGGTGACCTCGACGTGCTCGCCGCGGTCGACGCTGCGGGTGACCGTGTGGTC
Above is a window of Janibacter cremeus DNA encoding:
- a CDS encoding HNH endonuclease signature motif containing protein, encoding MEMAAQWHEAYGTAPGLRDALRSLLQGAGGGGELWRLGEAEITEALAVVGQARVLLDIAEVDLVREGLARGLPGESAWSPTDWVTRAEGERAPDPSVRHTASVVRVAKAGTRMAGPSALKAADAINDVRAAFREGDLPLGKADQLVRFHAQVAPVAEEGLLEEDLGALVAAAKDDVVATGPQGRRRERVRGLSEKELGAAITRTGRLLKPEKDIEGEDRRAKRGRSLTKSQGPAGMSLYRVVLDPEGAAVVDAALAALSGPVKGPEGEPDERPATQRRADALVEIIRRGVAAPGAEPTCEKAQVVVTIGLDDLRSGAHGAGVTATGQVLAPSVVRKMACDAGIVPAVLGGDSEILDLGRSVRWFTPGQKRALWLRDGGCTYPGCTMPPQWCDAHHVAWWSRGGATDIDNAALLCQRHHTTVHTRDLHASITPTGVTWHL
- a CDS encoding 3-carboxyethylcatechol 2,3-dioxygenase; amino-acid sequence: MSLSLVAMSHTPLLGRIEVTDEVRREVDSAFSAVRNFVREVDPDLVITIGPDHYNGFFYDTMPPFCLGLGAYGLGDYDTATGPLRVPADVAEDLARAVQARDVDLTISRAMGVDHGAVQPLEVIFGGVDTVPTIPLFVNGVAAPFVPMRRIRLLGEAIGAWAAERPERILVIASGGLSHDPPVPQWATATPQVREKLIDGRNPTPEAQAARQQRVIDTAKDFAAGTATITDLNPDWDREFLRLCRAGEVAAFDRYDVEEMTRVAGNSSHEVRSWVAAFSAMSAVGDYTVEHEYYRPIREYIAGFGVMTARTKETNR
- a CDS encoding four-carbon acid sugar kinase family protein, which codes for MATVLVVADDLTGANASAAGFARTGMRAVTLGRADEWSAIAQFHPQFDAIVVTTDSRHADPHDVRGPIHAAVRAGWPVELLSTRVDTTLRGNIGVATEAMLTAVRELSDRRVMALCLTAHPLAGRVTVDGHQLLQGRRLEQTELARDPRTPVDTSDVGELLTRFTDLRVGYLGLSAVTSPHEELVATIRALLREDIDVIVADALTVEHLDQVATAAVAADDEVQWVTVDPGPGALAMATALGLPDRSGAGPLLAVSGSATDLTRAQLHRLITERGCRVVRPTTLPDSVVPDVEATVPEVVQALEQAGPGEIVLVATVLDGSDLRRLSPEEGDELPVALGEITRRSLAESPVDGLFTTGGDITAAVLHHLDGQGLEVEDEVVPLAVAGEIVSGPHAGLPMVTKGGLVGDTETTLLCLDRLAEMAQARTRAVRAAPSLTHPLPSTTSARPGHEGDTTP
- a CDS encoding GntP family permease; the encoded protein is MDIQLLLALVLGIAAIIVLVLRTRLDAFIALLIAGLVTGIVAGQPLTDIVGSITDGFGSTLGSIGIVIGLGVAIGKLLEVSGAADALARAFLRGFGKDREEWAMGTVGSLVSIPVFCDSGYVIMNPLARSIARVKRGGYVALALALGCGMTLTHHLVPPTPGPLAATGILGADLGMVIIVGLVFSVILLPVVVVYARWVGPLLEDRIIPEVREAVYGHAVATGGSTATLTLESDERDSATGRGDDIADVQTYDPAAYLGEPPAGKKHRPVGALLGSLPLLVPLLLIVSNTVTAAIDRNQQGVLSGEYEPSGWTVPFAFLGNPVVALVIGAVLAVYVLLPRWTPRSKVQGWFADAAASAGLILLITGAGGAFGQVLRDSGVGDALAEAIAATALPAFLVPFVIASVVRVAQGSGTVAMITAASVTAPLVSNLGIDPVVAVLACTSGSMVFSYFNDSYFWVVTRFTGLEGTAALKGWSGITTAVWAGSLPLLFILDLVMG
- a CDS encoding DeoR/GlpR family DNA-binding transcription regulator; this translates as MNEHRAGMHRGRGQRLSEIVRLLHSGVTRVEDLSVAVAVSESTVRRDLASLEAEGVIARTYGGAQPFAPFRETRLQERMTLEVAAKTRIGAAAAELVEDGATIFVDAGSTTSHLVENLRTRTDLTVLTRGIEIALALANSPIEVIVVGGAVSPSSHGLTGSVTQLVLERFAVDIAFLGCDAVHPDRGVGEPTIEEAATKEVAARNARRTVVLAHAAKLTPGAVPAWAPLPPGWTLITDESSEARLQPFREAGVDVVPVAAGRTEE
- a CDS encoding alpha/beta fold hydrolase, producing the protein MTATTTPTSELTYESTSRMVATRRWNIHINEAGGGQPLILLHGSGPGATGWSNFSAVIPRLAQHYRVIAVDMPGWGESDPVTWQERDHSTALLDLLDALDIEQATIIGNSMGGGTTLRFGYEHPERVHRLITMGSSSGAPTLMGAAGLTEGLKVLQKGYRQPSFETLKELVDVMTFDSKFATDELIQQRTDMVLAHPEHARNFIDGTGKKPVVELDHARLRDITAPVLLFHGRDDRVVHFEHSLRLTSMLPNSRMYLINGCGHWLQIEHAEEFAEQVLHFLRD
- a CDS encoding bifunctional 3-(3-hydroxy-phenyl)propionate/3-hydroxycinnamic acid hydroxylase, whose product is MGPRLPRRHGRAMHSEVMIVGAGPVGLALANLLGRYGRDVTLLESRSRLIDYPRGVGLDDESMRSIQTMGLVEQVEPYTIPHHVMRLVNGRGETMVTNAPQGEPFGWPRKFGFIQPLVDQQLHEGLERFGNVRVLFDHTVTRSVDRGEHVEVTATVTEADGSTREQVFTADYLVGCEGGSSPTRKRMDVDFVGESPSTRWVVIDVNNDPLGAPNVYLGADPARPYVSIGLPHGIRRWEFMLFDDEPSERVEDDAFVAGLLADHVPDSSALDVIRRRVFTHHGRIASSFRQGRILIAGDAAHLMPVWMGQGWNSGMRDATNLAWKLASVLAGQADESLLDTYDVERRDHAKAMIDLSMTFGSVIKPTNRAVCAVRDTVSRAMNLSPRVKSYFADMRFKPMPFYAKGVIVSPDSLLPGEQERRRTSRFMSVRNAVDKQTPVGKQFIQPRVNTHEHTGVRLDDVIGPWWTVAAWGNDPARLFTQEERHQLEHMGARFVSFMSESQRPWAEREYAGSGTLVVGDTDGSLKGWFDRSAMGVVFLRPDRFVAAACLAQESGRALSALRVAMGATSVGSLRGSAAHGFAPQGPVGVSA
- a CDS encoding glycerate kinase codes for the protein MTPVDEGGGPGRRTLLAAPDKFRGSLTAPEVVAAVTAAAGASGWDVVARPMADGGEGMLDAFGGPNRTSRVTGPHGREVEARWRHEDGVAVIESALASGLDLAGGGSVNDPKAATSHGTGELIADAVLDGARRVIVGLGGSAMTDGGLAAVEAVVDRLGGDRPVDRGVELLVACDVETVFTDAARVFGPQKGADPDQVDELTDRLHQVRAHYEDVYDRWLAEHGVDLATAPGGGAAGGLGGGLLVLGGQLVPGLRLVAEQVGLDEALGHVDAVVTGEGALDAESFNGKVVGGVVEAALPHDLPVLVVAGTIRADVPDLPARVTAVDLSERFGADASWGRTAECIQRVVEQEIGRL
- the pdxA gene encoding 4-hydroxythreonine-4-phosphate dehydrogenase PdxA, yielding MSTAPVLALTIGDPVGIGPEITAQTLAEFAGDPDHHGIAVGDRIALEKAVEVLGLDVEVRSVDGWDTPPAGEGVIDVHDIGVLGDTMLEWGTVDGTAGRAAIKAIEVATKAAMDQQVAGIVTGPINKEAIWAAGSEHLGHTEMLGELTGVTKQDTMFVVRNDAHGGHHLRIFFATRHTSLRKALDKITVETQIDSIERAHRALQIYGVENPRLATAAINPHAGENGAFGDEEIEILRPAVAAVNDKGLQVTGPIPADSVFHHGLIGRYDGVLSQYHDQGHIAAKTYDFDGTISVTVGLPILRTSVDHGTAFDIAGSGKADHGTMRSAYLAAVDYAPFVDGIREEYLPR